The Pseudoalteromonas translucida KMM 520 genome has a window encoding:
- the nrdR gene encoding transcriptional regulator NrdR, translating into MHCPFCTAKDTKVIDSRLVGGGHQVRRRRECNDCHERFTTFEGAELVMPRVIKQDGSREPFNEDKLLNGLNRALEKRPVSTEQVEEVVHIIKSQLRATGEREVSSHLVGECIMEALKKLDKVAYVRFASVYRSFEDIREFGEEIARLGE; encoded by the coding sequence ATGCATTGCCCATTTTGTACCGCAAAAGATACCAAAGTTATTGACTCTCGCCTGGTTGGCGGTGGTCACCAAGTGCGTCGTCGTCGTGAATGCAATGACTGCCATGAGCGTTTTACTACGTTTGAGGGCGCAGAGCTGGTTATGCCACGGGTAATAAAACAAGATGGCAGCCGCGAACCCTTTAACGAAGATAAGTTATTAAATGGTTTAAACCGCGCACTGGAAAAACGCCCTGTAAGTACCGAACAAGTAGAAGAAGTCGTTCATATAATAAAATCGCAATTACGCGCAACCGGCGAGCGAGAGGTTTCGAGCCATTTAGTGGGAGAGTGCATTATGGAAGCGCTTAAAAAACTCGATAAGGTAGCTTATGTGCGCTTTGCCTCAGTGTATCGCTCGTTCGAAGATATTCGCGAATTTGGCGAAGAAATTGCCCGTTTAGGGGAATAA
- a CDS encoding riboflavin synthase — translation MFTGIIEATGKIALLQKKQGDLAIRVQSPDLDMSDVKLGDSIATNGVCLTVVDKHADGFSADLSNETIGLTGFAHYTLGQTVNLEKAMQPVSRLGGHLVSGHVDGIATITAITPNARATEYWLTTDENLMKYIPYKGSVCIDGISLTVNAVEGNKFKLTIVPHTSEQTTIANFKVGTQVNLEVDQIARYLERLIKGAEQPTGADISMSLLAKAGFIK, via the coding sequence ATGTTTACTGGGATAATAGAAGCCACAGGCAAAATTGCTTTATTACAAAAAAAACAAGGCGATTTAGCTATTCGTGTACAAAGCCCTGACCTTGATATGAGTGATGTTAAGTTAGGTGATAGTATTGCCACTAATGGTGTGTGTTTAACTGTTGTTGATAAACATGCCGATGGTTTTAGTGCCGACTTATCAAATGAAACCATAGGTTTAACTGGTTTTGCTCATTACACATTAGGGCAAACAGTTAATCTTGAAAAAGCCATGCAACCGGTTTCGCGTTTAGGTGGGCATTTAGTGTCTGGTCATGTTGATGGCATTGCTACAATTACCGCCATTACGCCAAACGCACGTGCTACAGAATATTGGCTAACCACAGATGAAAACCTAATGAAATACATACCATACAAAGGTTCGGTATGTATTGATGGTATTAGCCTAACAGTGAACGCAGTAGAAGGTAATAAATTTAAATTAACGATTGTGCCCCATACCAGCGAGCAAACAACGATAGCTAATTTTAAAGTGGGCACCCAAGTTAATTTGGAAGTCGACCAAATTGCGCGTTATTTAGAGCGGCTTATAAAAGGCGCAGAGCAGCCTACGGGCGCTGATATTTCAATGAGCTTACTCGCAAAAGCGGGCTTTATTAAGTAA
- the glyA gene encoding serine hydroxymethyltransferase has protein sequence MLERSMNISDFDPELFDAIAKETARQEDHIELIASENYCSPRVLEAQGSQLTNKYAEGYPGKRYYGGCEHVDVVEQLAIDRANELFGSDYANVQPHAGSQANAAVFLALLNAGDTVLGMSLAHGGHLTHGSHVNFSGKLYNAIQYGLDETTGEIDYAQVEALALEHKPKMIIGGFSAYSGIVDWAKLREIADKIGAYFFVDMAHVAGLIAAGIYPSPVPHAHVVTTTTHKTLAGPRGGLIISACGDEAIYKKLNSAVFPGGQGGPLCHVIAAKAVAFKEALQPEFKVYQTQVVKNAQAMVAVMQERGYKIVSDKTENHLFLLDLINKDITGKDADAALGNAHITVNKNSVPNDPRSPFVTSGLRIGSPAITRRGFKEAESKELAGWICDVLDNINDESVQAQVREKVKAICAKLPVYA, from the coding sequence ATGTTAGAACGTAGCATGAATATTTCAGATTTTGACCCAGAGTTATTTGACGCAATTGCAAAAGAAACTGCGCGCCAAGAAGATCACATTGAATTAATCGCTTCTGAAAACTACTGTAGCCCACGCGTACTAGAAGCACAGGGTTCACAGTTAACTAATAAATACGCAGAAGGTTATCCGGGCAAACGTTACTATGGCGGTTGTGAGCATGTAGACGTTGTTGAGCAATTAGCGATTGACCGTGCTAACGAACTATTTGGTTCTGACTACGCAAACGTACAACCACATGCTGGTTCGCAAGCAAATGCGGCTGTTTTTTTAGCGTTATTAAACGCCGGTGACACTGTACTTGGTATGAGCTTAGCTCATGGCGGCCATTTAACGCATGGTTCACACGTAAACTTTTCAGGTAAGCTTTACAATGCAATTCAGTATGGCCTAGATGAAACTACAGGCGAAATTGATTACGCACAGGTTGAAGCGCTAGCGCTTGAGCACAAGCCAAAAATGATCATTGGTGGCTTCTCAGCATACTCAGGTATTGTTGATTGGGCTAAATTACGTGAAATCGCTGATAAAATTGGCGCTTACTTTTTTGTAGATATGGCGCACGTTGCTGGTTTAATTGCGGCGGGTATTTACCCAAGCCCAGTTCCTCACGCACATGTTGTTACTACAACTACACATAAAACATTAGCAGGCCCACGTGGTGGTTTAATTATTTCGGCATGTGGCGACGAAGCAATTTACAAAAAGCTTAACAGTGCTGTTTTCCCTGGTGGCCAAGGCGGTCCTTTATGTCATGTTATTGCTGCTAAAGCAGTGGCATTTAAAGAAGCTCTACAGCCAGAGTTTAAAGTGTACCAAACACAAGTTGTTAAAAATGCACAGGCTATGGTTGCTGTTATGCAGGAACGTGGCTACAAAATTGTATCTGACAAAACTGAAAACCACTTATTCTTACTTGATTTAATCAATAAAGATATTACCGGTAAAGATGCAGATGCTGCTTTGGGTAACGCTCATATTACAGTTAACAAAAACTCAGTGCCTAACGATCCACGTTCACCGTTTGTAACATCTGGCCTACGTATTGGTTCACCTGCAATTACTCGTCGTGGTTTTAAAGAAGCAGAATCTAAAGAGCTTGCTGGCTGGATCTGTGACGTACTAGATAACATCAATGATGAATCAGTACAGGCGCAAGTAAGAGAAAAAGTAAAAGCTATTTGTGCAAAACTACCTGTTTACGCTTAA
- the ribD gene encoding bifunctional diaminohydroxyphosphoribosylaminopyrimidine deaminase/5-amino-6-(5-phosphoribosylamino)uracil reductase RibD has protein sequence MQSDYVFNLYDEMYMARAIELAKKGRFTTTPNPNVGCVLVKNNEIVGEGFHQLAGQGHAEVNALAMAGSKAKGATAYVTLEPCSHYGRTPPCAEGLKAAGVVKVIAAMVDSNPQVAGKGLKILSDAGIEVAHGLLEAQARALNLGFFKRMEHGLPYVTCKMAASIDGKTALNNGQSKWITGAAARQDVQLYRAQSCAILTGADTVLVDDAKLNVRKNELPQALPTQLPLRQPVRVIIDSQNRLTPNLALFAIESEIIIFTTKVDKSQHWPHFVKHIVVTASNSKVDLTAVLKKLAKLQFNTVWLEAGATLAGKMVELDLIDEFIFYLAPKLIGCDGKSLVNFPELISMQNTINLTFNECTRIGDDLRISAVKSSLKPLDKKE, from the coding sequence ATGCAAAGCGACTACGTTTTTAACCTATATGACGAAATGTATATGGCACGTGCTATAGAGCTGGCTAAAAAAGGCCGGTTTACTACCACGCCTAATCCAAACGTAGGTTGTGTATTAGTTAAAAACAATGAAATAGTAGGCGAGGGATTTCATCAGCTTGCCGGACAAGGGCATGCAGAAGTAAATGCACTTGCTATGGCAGGCAGTAAAGCAAAAGGCGCAACAGCTTATGTTACGCTTGAGCCATGTAGCCATTATGGTCGTACACCACCGTGCGCAGAAGGTTTAAAAGCCGCCGGTGTAGTAAAAGTAATTGCTGCTATGGTCGATAGCAATCCACAAGTGGCAGGTAAGGGGCTGAAAATACTTAGCGACGCTGGTATTGAGGTTGCACATGGGTTACTTGAAGCACAGGCTAGGGCGCTTAATTTAGGCTTTTTTAAACGCATGGAGCATGGCCTGCCCTATGTAACGTGTAAAATGGCCGCCAGTATTGATGGCAAAACGGCGCTAAATAATGGCCAAAGTAAGTGGATAACAGGCGCAGCAGCACGCCAAGACGTACAGTTATATCGTGCACAAAGTTGCGCTATTTTAACCGGTGCCGACACAGTATTAGTAGATGACGCTAAATTAAATGTGCGTAAAAATGAATTACCGCAGGCATTACCTACACAGTTACCGCTTCGCCAACCGGTGCGTGTTATTATTGACTCGCAAAATCGTTTAACCCCAAATCTTGCTTTATTTGCTATTGAAAGTGAAATAATAATTTTTACTACCAAGGTTGATAAATCGCAACATTGGCCGCATTTTGTAAAGCATATAGTAGTAACTGCTAGTAATTCAAAAGTTGATTTAACCGCGGTTTTAAAAAAGCTCGCAAAGCTGCAATTTAACACCGTGTGGCTAGAGGCAGGGGCAACCCTTGCGGGTAAAATGGTTGAACTGGATTTAATAGATGAATTTATTTTTTATCTAGCGCCTAAATTAATTGGGTGTGATGGCAAGAGTTTAGTTAATTTTCCTGAGTTGATCAGTATGCAAAATACGATTAATTTAACTTTTAATGAGTGTACGCGTATAGGTGATGATTTACGTATTAGCGCAGTAAAAAGCTCATTAAAACCACTTGATAAAAAAGAGTAA
- the ribBA gene encoding bifunctional 3,4-dihydroxy-2-butanone-4-phosphate synthase/GTP cyclohydrolase II, with amino-acid sequence MNLHSAEEIIADIKAGKMVILMDDEDRENEGDLIIAAEHISAEAINFMATHGRGLICLTMTQQRCEQLDLPLMVKNNGAAFSTNFTMSIEASKGVTTGISAADRSRTVQAAIAKGAVPSDIVQPGHIFPIMAQPGGVLTRAGHTEAGCDLARLAGLEPSSVIVEILNADGTMARRPDLEVFSKQHDIKIGTIADLIEYRNLNETTIEQVAKCKLPTEHGEFDLVTYKDTIDGQLHYALVKGEIKQQAPTVVRVHLQSTFNDILLSDRNSERSWGVSDAMAYIAKHNGVLVILGKQESTAELEATVKAFAAEDSGEDVTPNKFTGTSRTVGVGSQILADLGIKQMRLMSRPKKYHALSGFHLEVVDYIEPQ; translated from the coding sequence ATGAACTTACACAGCGCAGAAGAAATTATCGCAGACATTAAAGCCGGTAAAATGGTTATTTTAATGGACGATGAAGACAGGGAAAATGAAGGCGATTTAATTATTGCCGCCGAGCATATTAGCGCAGAAGCTATTAACTTTATGGCTACGCATGGCCGTGGTTTAATTTGTTTAACCATGACGCAACAGCGATGCGAGCAACTTGATTTACCGCTTATGGTAAAAAATAACGGTGCTGCGTTTTCAACTAATTTTACTATGTCGATAGAAGCTTCAAAAGGCGTTACCACAGGTATTTCGGCAGCAGATAGATCACGTACAGTGCAGGCAGCGATAGCTAAAGGCGCAGTGCCTAGCGACATAGTACAACCTGGGCATATTTTTCCTATAATGGCACAACCTGGTGGTGTTTTAACGCGTGCAGGGCACACTGAAGCTGGCTGCGACTTAGCCCGTTTAGCAGGGCTTGAGCCTTCATCGGTTATTGTAGAAATACTCAATGCAGATGGCACTATGGCGCGCCGTCCTGACTTAGAGGTATTTTCTAAACAGCACGATATTAAAATTGGCACCATAGCTGATTTAATTGAATACCGTAACTTAAACGAAACCACGATAGAGCAAGTTGCAAAGTGTAAGTTACCTACCGAGCACGGTGAGTTTGATTTAGTAACTTATAAAGACACCATTGACGGACAACTACATTACGCATTAGTAAAAGGCGAAATAAAACAACAAGCGCCAACCGTAGTGCGAGTACATTTACAAAGCACCTTTAACGATATTTTACTCTCAGATAGAAATTCTGAGCGTAGTTGGGGCGTGTCTGACGCAATGGCTTATATAGCGAAGCATAATGGTGTATTAGTTATTTTAGGCAAACAAGAAAGCACCGCAGAACTTGAGGCAACAGTAAAAGCGTTTGCAGCCGAAGATTCGGGTGAGGATGTAACACCGAATAAATTTACAGGTACGTCTCGTACTGTAGGCGTGGGTTCACAAATTTTAGCCGATTTAGGCATTAAACAAATGCGTTTAATGAGTCGCCCTAAAAAGTACCATGCACTTTCTGGGTTTCATTTAGAAGTTGTTGACTACATAGAGCCACAGTAA
- the ribE gene encoding 6,7-dimethyl-8-ribityllumazine synthase: MKIIEGSKYAPGKKFAIVISRFNDFIGSSLLAGAIDELKRTGGVSDDDITVVYVPGAVELPLAAKRIAAKKQYDAIIALGVVIRGGTPHFDLVAGESNKGLAQVSLEYDIPVAFGVLTTESIEQAIERAGTKMGNKGGEAALGALEMVNVLDKI, translated from the coding sequence ATGAAAATTATTGAAGGTAGTAAGTACGCTCCGGGCAAAAAATTTGCCATTGTCATTTCTCGCTTTAATGACTTTATTGGTAGTAGCTTATTAGCAGGCGCTATTGATGAATTAAAACGCACAGGTGGTGTATCGGATGACGATATTACCGTGGTTTATGTACCTGGCGCGGTTGAATTACCTTTAGCAGCGAAACGTATTGCGGCAAAAAAACAGTATGATGCAATCATCGCTTTAGGCGTAGTGATCAGAGGTGGTACTCCACACTTTGACCTAGTTGCTGGCGAATCAAACAAAGGTCTTGCGCAAGTATCACTTGAGTATGATATACCGGTTGCATTTGGCGTATTAACCACAGAAAGCATTGAACAAGCAATTGAGCGTGCTGGCACCAAAATGGGCAATAAAGGCGGCGAAGCTGCTTTAGGCGCGCTTGAAATGGTTAATGTGTTAGATAAAATTTAA